The DNA window AAGTTTAATCTGCTCTTCTATCCTTATGAGTCCCTTAGACTCTTCCTTACTCCATTTGAATCTTCAGGGTTCGCTTGGCTTCTGCACTGTTCAGTTTTCAAGGTACATCTTTCTTCCTTCCCTCTTCACCGCCCCATCGCGGCGACAAGAAATAATATATCATGTTTGATAAGAATTTGCAAGAGGAAATTTTTTGTTTTGAAACTTTATCTTCTCGTTCCTGCCTGCCCCCTTGCAGCGACATGTTGTAATGTATCATTTTTTCATCCGAAAATCAATGGTAATTTCATGTAATCAAATAAAAACAAAGCCCTTTCAACATGGAAAGAGCTTTGATAATTCTTTGTATATACGAATTGATTGACGCTCACACGGAGCAAGCCCCGTGGATTCCCGCTTCATCGACCTCGCAACCTACTATCTCCACAGGCGTTATGTTTCCCTCCGTCCGAGGGTACTGTTTTCTACGCTAAACCAAGGATTGCTAATCCTCTACGTTCAATGTTGAGAGAAGCATTGTAGTCCCTGTCCATCGCAGTATTGCACGATGGCAATCGATGTCCCATTCGAAAGAAAGGCAAATTCTTTCAAACCCACGTCAATGCCTACAGGCTTTTCATATGTTTTAGGTTGTTGTTCAATCCCTTGTTCGGTGAGGATCGATACAAACCATCGACCATCATTTTTGGATACCGTGATGGACTTTACTTTTCCTTCGATCTGTCTTGATTTACGGTACCGTACTTCCCCAATTTTGGGAATAAAGATGACCTTTTCTTCAATGCGAAACTTTTGAGGGCAAGTAAACGAATCGTGCTTATTCTTCTTTTTAAAGGCAGGAAACTCGGCTACTCCTTTGAAGAAGTTTTTGAAAGCACGGTCTAAATTACGCAACGTGGTTTGCAAACTCTGGGAAAACGATTCGCTTAAAAATGGAAATTGCTCCTTCAAATTCAGCAAGTCCGTAGCCATCTCGTGATAGAACACAAATGTCTTATTCTGTTATACTGCTCCATGTTCTTTTTCAAATAGTAACTTTATGTTATCTCAACCATATAAAATA is part of the Microaerobacter geothermalis genome and encodes:
- a CDS encoding RNA-guided endonuclease InsQ/TnpB family protein — encoded protein: MFYHEMATDLLNLKEQFPFLSESFSQSLQTTLRNLDRAFKNFFKGVAEFPAFKKKNKHDSFTCPQKFRIEEKVIFIPKIGEVRYRKSRQIEGKVKSITVSKNDGRWFVSILTEQGIEQQPKTYEKPVGIDVGLKEFAFLSNGTSIAIVQYCDGQGLQCFSQH